The genomic stretch TTCTCAGCTCCTTGGCAATGGCAGCGACGCAGGCATCTCCATCCTTTCCGACACGATCTCCAGCAGGTAAAGTTCATTTATCTGCTTCTCTTTTTTCCCAAGCATACTAGGGCGTACTGTGGCGGCCGCTGCTTGGTCGCAGTGGTTGTTTTTGCATGGTAGGCGCGGGGCGCCGGATCCAGCCCTTGTTCACCCTCCGCCGACCAGGGTGGGCATCTTCCAGCCCTGGGTGGGTGCTGGTGGTCTTGGTGGTAGCTGTTGGCTCGAGGGTCGCTGTCGGCTGCCTGGCGACACTGGCGGCCGGTTGTCGCTCCCCTGTGATGCCTAGGGGGCTGTTGCCAGTCTCCTACTGCTTTCGGCAACCACTGCCTTCTTCTGGCGGCCGTTGCCAGCCCTGGCAGCCACTGCCGGCTTCCATCGGCTGCTACTCTCGGCGGGTCTCGGaggatataattttttttgaatcTTATATATAATTGTAAACATTGTATTGTTGTTTGTGTAGGTTTGTACACTGACTTGGTTTGGAGAGATGCTCGTTGTTGTTCTCCTTTGTTAGGTGTATGTATCTAGACttgtttattaataatgatagtaATAATGATACTGTGTTTGTCTATTGTACTATCTCTTGTTTTTATTTTGGTTGTTATATAGTATTTTCTTATGTATGGTCACTTGGTACATATTTACCATTAGTTTGTTGTCTAGAAGTTTTTATTAATGTAATTTATTGAAAACAGAAAAAATACAGAATGAAAGAAGTTTGATGTATAATAATAATTTGCTTGACCATCGGAGTTTAACTAATGAGTTTATCACGGGCTTGAggcaatttttgaattttgcatgTAGTCAACTTTATACTCTAGCGTtcctaaaattttattattataaatttgttttatttttttattacaataCAGGAAAAATATATTGAGCTAGAGGCAGCATAGAGATGTTCAGCTTCTGCTAGTGCTAATATTGAGGGGTCTGGGGCGTCTGTTGGTACTGATTTTAATTTATGGCTACATGCGAGTGGGGAGCCGAAGGGGGAGGAAAGATATTCAGAATGAGTTCTTTGAGCAAAACCCATAGAGTTAGTCgtatatcttcttcctcctcctcacatACCTAGCAGATGCATAACTTGACTAAAGAGATTTCCCAGTTGAAGGGCATTTATAAAGGAAAGGGATGAAAAAATGAGAGAAATGCACTGACAATAAAACTTTATTATGCGACATCTTCAGTTAAGTTTTGTTCCAAGTCATATTCCTCCCAGTGACGGTGATGATGGTGATAAT from Zingiber officinale cultivar Zhangliang unplaced genomic scaffold, Zo_v1.1 ctg133, whole genome shotgun sequence encodes the following:
- the LOC122036135 gene encoding uncharacterized protein LOC122036135, producing the protein MNLFSSPKSLIFPIATLPNALSPLFYSQLLGNGSDAGISILSDTISSSGCFCMVGAGRRIQPLFTLRRPGWASSSPGWVLVVLVVAVGSRVAVGCLATLAAGCRSPVMPRGLLPVSYCFRQPLPSSGGRCQPWQPLPASIGCYSRRVSEDIIFFESYI